Genomic window (Ureibacillus composti):
TGATAAACTTATAAGATAGTTATAGATAATAATATTTATGATGTTTAAAGGGAAATGTTTCGATTCTCAAAAAATTAGAGGCAAATATTTAGTTATCTATGGGTGAATTACATTACGAATAATGAAGGTGGATGGACAGAATGATTCGTACAATGACAATGGAAGATATTGAAAGTGTATTAGAAATCTATAATGATGCTATTTTGAATACGACAGCGCTATATCGCACAGAGCCAGAAACGTTGGAAGAAAAACAAAGATGGTTTTTGGAAAATGTAAAGGAAAATAACCCGATGTATATTTATGAAGAAAATGGAGAAGTCATTGGTTTTGCCACATTTAAACGATTTTATCCAAATGAAGGGTATAAATTTTCCATGGAACATTCTGTTTATGTCTCATCAAAACATCAAGGAAAGGGGGTTGGAAAACAACTTTTCCAAAAATTAATTGAAGAAGCGAAGAAACGAAA
Coding sequences:
- a CDS encoding N-acetyltransferase family protein, whose protein sequence is MIRTMTMEDIESVLEIYNDAILNTTALYRTEPETLEEKQRWFLENVKENNPMYIYEENGEVIGFATFKRFYPNEGYKFSMEHSVYVSSKHQGKGVGKQLFQKLIEEAKKRKVRTLIAVIDSENVGSIKLHEKYGFHLVGRLKHIGYKFGKWLDIVHYQLDLYE